A genome region from Kaistia algarum includes the following:
- a CDS encoding TenA family protein, translating to MNDNDNKGFVPLSEQIRAANLDVWDTMQAHRFVTDIEADRLSDEAFKAYLVYECDFVETAMLIFGHMLVKAPSLAERRWLAGVLQALATEQIGYFEATFKAVGVTGEDRAKPLPSSVFAFRDGMLAIARDGDYLDGVAIMLAAEWMYATWCSRAAGKPITNPVLKRWVDLHAEPEFLAQADWLRRQIDAAGPAEADRLGQRFRKALELEIAFHSAPFEGDES from the coding sequence ATGAACGATAACGACAACAAGGGTTTCGTGCCGCTTTCTGAACAGATCCGCGCCGCCAATCTCGACGTTTGGGACACGATGCAGGCCCATCGCTTCGTCACGGACATCGAGGCCGACCGGCTGAGTGACGAGGCCTTCAAGGCCTATCTCGTCTATGAATGCGACTTCGTCGAAACGGCGATGCTGATCTTCGGCCACATGCTGGTGAAGGCCCCGAGCCTTGCCGAGCGGCGCTGGCTCGCCGGGGTGCTGCAGGCGCTGGCGACCGAGCAGATCGGCTATTTCGAGGCGACCTTCAAGGCGGTGGGCGTCACCGGCGAAGACCGCGCTAAGCCGCTGCCATCCTCGGTTTTTGCCTTCCGCGACGGCATGCTCGCGATCGCCCGTGACGGCGATTATCTCGACGGCGTCGCGATCATGCTGGCGGCGGAATGGATGTACGCAACGTGGTGTTCGCGGGCTGCCGGCAAGCCGATCACCAACCCGGTTCTGAAGCGCTGGGTCGATCTCCATGCCGAGCCGGAGTTCCTGGCGCAGGCCGATTGGCTGCGGCGGCAGATCGATGCGGCCGGCCCGGCCGAGGCCGACAGGTTGGGCCAGCGGTTCCGCAAGGCGCTGGAACTGGAGATCGCGTTTCATTCGGCGCCGTTCGAGGGAGATGAATCATGA
- a CDS encoding carbohydrate ABC transporter permease has translation MSSIPMEGASARPATLHIAGRAASAELRRWSKFIWVAPLGFALVITTLYPTIFLIALATTKSTLGKPFRAFVGMRQITGALLDPAFQSAVFKGVAFAFASAIAELVIGFALASLFVALARAGRYLLIVVLLPLMTPPVMVGVAWKLILAPSGGLLNGVLMNWGITDAPISFLATPVPAWLSIGVADLWQWVPFVTILCFAALVSLPDGVREASMIDGAGPWQRLRHVTLPLVAAPLASIFLLKLIIGFKLFDLVYVLTFGGPGFATTNATFGIWRLALEQFDVGKAAAQTLIYAVVISIVTIPIVRLHRFASEHYS, from the coding sequence TTGAGCAGCATTCCGATGGAAGGCGCCTCAGCACGCCCCGCGACGCTCCACATCGCTGGGCGGGCCGCCTCGGCCGAGCTGCGCCGTTGGTCGAAATTCATCTGGGTGGCGCCGCTGGGCTTCGCGCTCGTCATCACGACGCTCTATCCGACGATCTTCCTGATCGCGCTTGCGACGACCAAGAGCACGCTCGGCAAGCCGTTTCGCGCTTTCGTCGGAATGAGGCAAATTACCGGCGCGCTGCTCGACCCGGCGTTTCAGAGCGCCGTGTTCAAGGGCGTCGCCTTTGCCTTCGCCTCGGCGATCGCCGAACTGGTGATCGGTTTCGCGCTGGCGAGCCTCTTCGTCGCGCTCGCCCGTGCCGGCCGCTATTTGCTGATCGTCGTACTGTTGCCGCTGATGACGCCGCCGGTCATGGTCGGCGTCGCCTGGAAGCTGATCCTGGCACCATCCGGAGGCCTGCTGAACGGCGTCCTGATGAATTGGGGCATCACCGACGCGCCGATCTCGTTCCTGGCAACGCCGGTGCCGGCATGGCTTTCGATCGGCGTTGCGGATCTTTGGCAATGGGTGCCCTTCGTCACGATCCTCTGTTTCGCCGCGCTGGTGAGCCTACCGGACGGCGTCCGTGAAGCGTCGATGATCGACGGCGCGGGTCCGTGGCAGCGGCTGCGCCATGTCACGTTGCCGCTCGTCGCCGCGCCGCTCGCCTCGATCTTCCTGCTGAAGCTCATCATCGGCTTCAAGCTGTTCGACCTCGTCTATGTGCTGACCTTCGGCGGTCCGGGCTTTGCCACCACCAACGCCACCTTCGGCATCTGGCGGCTGGCGCTGGAACAGTTCGATGTCGGCAAGGCGGCGGCGCAGACGCTGATCTATGCGGTCGTCATCAGCATCGTCACGATCCCGATCGTCCGGCTGCACCGCTTTGCGTCGGAGCATTATTCATGA
- the allE gene encoding (S)-ureidoglycine aminohydrolase codes for MHPRDIPVKTGRIHPGAFGHNRGVVKSNYAIMPPEGVMDSYLPNWEKTVIRFQAAPQLGARFAQALIEIEPGGGTRAPIADALERFFYVMGGAVDLAIEGLPPARLEREGFAYVPAGTRFSMASAEGQPAAVNGLKRPYEPADGFGAPEPIVSRRADVPVVNVNGTEGRGWQHLLPYGDLRFDMEMNILSFEPGTYFPDVETHINEHGLVMLEGQGMYLLGEDWHEVWQGDFIWMGPYCPQLFYPTGWEPSAYLLYKDVNRDVRF; via the coding sequence ATGCATCCGCGCGACATACCGGTGAAAACGGGCCGCATCCACCCCGGCGCCTTCGGGCACAATCGCGGCGTGGTTAAATCGAACTACGCGATCATGCCGCCCGAGGGCGTCATGGACTCCTATCTTCCCAATTGGGAGAAGACGGTGATCCGCTTCCAAGCGGCTCCGCAGCTGGGCGCCCGCTTCGCGCAGGCGCTGATCGAGATCGAGCCCGGCGGCGGCACGCGCGCGCCAATCGCCGATGCGCTTGAACGTTTCTTCTATGTGATGGGCGGCGCGGTCGATCTCGCGATCGAGGGATTGCCGCCCGCAAGGCTGGAGCGCGAGGGCTTCGCCTATGTGCCGGCGGGTACCCGCTTCTCGATGGCGAGCGCCGAGGGTCAGCCTGCGGCCGTCAACGGGCTGAAGCGGCCCTATGAGCCGGCCGACGGCTTTGGCGCGCCCGAGCCGATCGTCTCGCGCCGCGCCGATGTTCCGGTCGTCAACGTCAACGGCACCGAGGGGCGCGGCTGGCAGCATCTCCTGCCCTATGGCGACCTGCGCTTCGACATGGAGATGAACATCCTCTCCTTCGAGCCGGGAACCTATTTCCCCGATGTCGAGACCCATATCAACGAGCATGGCCTCGTCATGCTGGAAGGGCAGGGCATGTATCTGCTCGGCGAGGATTGGCACGAGGTCTGGCAGGGCGACTTCATCTGGATGGGTCCCTATTGCCCGCAGCTGTTCTATCCGACCGGTTGGGAGCCTTCCGCCTATCTGCTCTACAAGGACGTCAATCGCGATGTTCGCTTCTGA
- a CDS encoding allantoate amidohydrolase: protein MFASEAYPGSAGWVMARLDALAAFTDEPGRITRLAFSPSLDSANAELIGWMRAAGMTARIDAAGNVVGRYEGLQPDRPALLLGSHLDTVRNGGRYDGALGVVAALAVVERLAKAGERLPFAIEIVAFADEEGVRFGGTVLGSWALAGRIPEGWRERVDGDGVRAEDAVRAFGVDPDEVPAASRAADPPFAYVELHIEQGPILEQENCGLGIVTAIAGASRLLVTVAGQAGHAGTVPMALRRDALVAASECVLAVDRLSRDKGAVGTVGHLRVEPDAVNVIPGRVRFSVDIRSGDDAERKILLAEIRKAFDAIAVARGVGLAVEITSDTSAVPCAPVVVEAIGDVLADMGLPRLELASGAGHDGIAISSIAPIGMIFLRCVGGVSHDPAEAVGVDDVALGIEALERVCRRLGETSTCL from the coding sequence ATGTTCGCTTCTGAGGCCTATCCCGGGTCGGCGGGATGGGTGATGGCGCGCCTCGACGCGCTGGCGGCCTTCACTGACGAGCCGGGCCGGATCACGCGGCTCGCCTTCTCGCCCTCGCTCGATAGCGCGAATGCCGAACTCATCGGCTGGATGCGTGCCGCCGGTATGACGGCGCGTATCGATGCGGCGGGCAATGTCGTCGGCCGCTATGAGGGCTTGCAGCCCGACAGGCCGGCGCTGCTGCTCGGCTCGCATCTCGATACGGTGAGGAACGGTGGCCGCTATGACGGTGCGCTCGGCGTTGTCGCGGCGCTCGCTGTCGTCGAGCGGTTGGCGAAGGCTGGCGAGCGCTTGCCCTTCGCGATCGAGATCGTGGCCTTCGCCGACGAGGAGGGCGTGCGCTTCGGCGGCACTGTCCTGGGCAGCTGGGCGCTCGCCGGGCGCATTCCGGAGGGCTGGCGCGAGCGCGTCGATGGCGACGGGGTCCGGGCCGAGGACGCAGTGCGCGCCTTCGGCGTTGATCCGGACGAGGTTCCTGCGGCGAGCCGCGCCGCAGATCCGCCCTTTGCCTATGTCGAACTGCATATCGAGCAGGGGCCAATACTGGAGCAGGAGAATTGCGGGCTCGGCATCGTGACGGCGATTGCCGGAGCGTCTCGGCTTCTGGTGACGGTGGCGGGCCAAGCGGGCCATGCCGGCACGGTGCCGATGGCGCTGCGCCGCGATGCGCTGGTCGCGGCGTCGGAATGCGTGCTGGCCGTCGATCGGCTAAGCCGAGACAAGGGCGCGGTGGGAACGGTCGGGCATCTGCGCGTCGAGCCGGACGCCGTCAACGTCATTCCCGGCCGCGTGCGCTTCTCGGTCGATATCCGCTCTGGCGACGATGCGGAGCGGAAAATACTGCTCGCCGAGATTCGCAAGGCCTTCGACGCGATTGCTGTTGCGCGCGGCGTGGGTTTGGCCGTCGAAATTACCAGCGACACATCGGCGGTTCCCTGCGCGCCCGTCGTCGTGGAGGCGATCGGCGATGTCCTGGCCGATATGGGCCTGCCACGCCTCGAACTCGCCAGCGGCGCGGGTCATGACGGCATCGCCATCAGCTCGATCGCGCCGATCGGCATGATCTTCCTGCGCTGCGTCGGCGGTGTCAGCCATGATCCCGCCGAGGCAGTGGGCGTTGACGATGTGGCGCTCGGCATCGAGGCGCTGGAAAGGGTGTGCCGGCGGTTGGGGGAGACTTCGACTTGCCTTTAG
- a CDS encoding RidA family protein, translating into MSDITRLPVEDMPAKSRVATYNFPGGGFLWCVATARDLTLDLPGQTADALAVIDTYLSDHGLDRTRIVKAEIVVTDHGRKPEFDAVWSAWMPAGYGPVRSFVQSVMPDGDLVEIIVTAAFPATT; encoded by the coding sequence ATGAGCGACATCACGCGACTTCCTGTCGAGGACATGCCGGCAAAGAGCCGCGTCGCCACGTACAACTTTCCCGGCGGCGGTTTCCTGTGGTGCGTCGCCACGGCGCGCGATCTCACGCTTGACTTGCCGGGGCAGACGGCCGACGCGCTCGCCGTCATAGACACCTATCTGAGCGACCACGGCCTCGACCGCACGCGCATCGTCAAGGCCGAGATCGTCGTTACCGACCATGGCCGGAAGCCTGAATTCGACGCGGTCTGGTCGGCCTGGATGCCGGCCGGATACGGACCGGTGCGCTCCTTCGTGCAGTCGGTCATGCCGGATGGCGACCTCGTCGAGATCATCGTGACCGCCGCCTTTCCCGCGACCACCTGA
- a CDS encoding BtpA/SgcQ family protein has translation MSPISHKDRSIIKTIFGRRQVIIGVVHCPPMPGTPRWRSGEFKDTINRAVSDAVAYVSGGVDGLIVENHGDIPFLKPDQIGPEISAGLAIITDRIRQKLDVPVGINVLANAAIPALAIAKTAGASFVRVNQWANAYVANEGIIEGEAATVLRYRAAIDAADIAVFADAHVKHGAHAIVADRSVSELVRDVEFFDADAVICTGQRTGDAASLDEIREMRAATSLPLLVGSGVTPDNIGTMLPLLDGVIVASTLKHDGVWWNDVEERRVAAFMDRVHAIREMGPAA, from the coding sequence GTGTCGCCGATATCGCATAAAGATAGAAGCATTATCAAGACAATATTCGGAAGGCGACAAGTAATAATCGGAGTTGTTCATTGCCCGCCCATGCCTGGAACGCCGAGATGGCGATCCGGAGAGTTCAAGGATACGATCAATAGAGCTGTTTCGGATGCTGTTGCTTATGTTTCGGGTGGTGTGGATGGTTTGATTGTCGAGAACCATGGCGACATTCCATTTCTGAAGCCAGATCAGATCGGCCCTGAGATCAGCGCCGGCCTTGCCATCATTACCGACCGTATTCGCCAGAAGCTCGACGTGCCCGTCGGCATCAACGTGCTCGCCAACGCCGCCATTCCCGCGCTCGCGATCGCCAAGACGGCCGGCGCCTCCTTCGTTCGCGTCAATCAATGGGCCAATGCCTATGTCGCGAATGAGGGCATCATCGAAGGTGAGGCCGCGACTGTGCTGCGCTATCGGGCGGCGATCGATGCCGCCGATATTGCCGTCTTTGCCGATGCGCATGTGAAGCACGGCGCCCATGCCATCGTTGCCGACCGTTCAGTGTCGGAACTGGTGCGGGATGTCGAGTTCTTCGATGCCGACGCGGTGATCTGCACCGGCCAGCGCACCGGCGATGCGGCGTCCTTGGACGAGATCCGCGAAATGCGCGCCGCGACCAGCCTGCCGCTGCTGGTCGGCAGCGGGGTGACGCCGGACAATATCGGGACCATGCTGCCGCTGCTCGACGGCGTGATCGTCGCCAGCACGCTGAAGCATGACGGCGTCTGGTGGAACGATGTGGAGGAGCGGCGAGTAGCCGCCTTCATGGACCGCGTCCATGCGATCCGCGAGATGGGACCGGCAGCATGA
- a CDS encoding ABC transporter substrate-binding protein — translation MTNTTNFLRGGLSRRRFLLASVAGAALPLVGRAGAAFAADKKLAGQSLNLLIIQSHAVTGKKLAEDFEAATGAKVNVTIVPYDQVGAKATLDVQSGVNDFDVLDYWYTNIGQLAEDGIAEDVTEWIERDKAEIQPDDYIPLIYDTYTLYDGKRYGLPYDGDSHLLFYNKEILDRNGVAVPKTWDEYQAAIQKITEAESKNGVYGAAVLGGKAPIIIGSSYANRLAGFGGTFLNEDGTSALDKPAALEAAKALVATNPYALPTPLETRFEEGLPAFLGGKVGFIEFWSDLGVYAQDPKGSKIVDKWGVTQIPVGGANDKPRLALNAGFAFAVSSGSKKKEAAWELIKFAASPKYQEELITLTGSGIDPDRKSLLYSDKYKAFAPQVQSALAGALENALPWPTTPATPKLQQALADELALALAGSKTPEQAIADAHAAWQQIIGS, via the coding sequence ATGACCAATACGACGAACTTTCTGCGCGGCGGGCTGAGCCGCCGACGCTTTCTGCTGGCGAGCGTGGCGGGAGCGGCGCTGCCGCTGGTCGGGCGCGCCGGAGCGGCCTTTGCCGCTGACAAGAAGCTGGCCGGGCAGTCGCTGAACCTGCTGATCATCCAGTCGCATGCCGTCACCGGCAAGAAGCTGGCGGAGGATTTCGAGGCTGCTACCGGCGCCAAGGTGAACGTGACCATCGTTCCCTATGACCAGGTCGGCGCCAAGGCGACGCTTGACGTGCAGTCCGGCGTCAACGATTTCGACGTTCTCGACTACTGGTACACGAATATCGGTCAGCTGGCCGAAGACGGCATCGCCGAGGACGTGACCGAATGGATCGAGCGCGACAAGGCTGAGATCCAGCCGGACGACTACATCCCGCTGATCTACGACACCTACACGCTCTATGACGGCAAGCGTTACGGCCTGCCCTATGACGGCGATTCGCACCTCCTGTTCTACAACAAGGAGATTCTCGACCGGAACGGCGTCGCCGTGCCGAAGACCTGGGACGAATATCAGGCTGCGATCCAGAAGATCACGGAAGCCGAGTCGAAGAATGGCGTCTATGGCGCGGCCGTGCTGGGCGGCAAGGCGCCGATCATCATCGGCTCCAGCTATGCCAACCGTCTCGCCGGCTTCGGCGGTACCTTCCTGAACGAGGATGGGACCTCGGCGCTCGACAAGCCGGCGGCGCTGGAGGCGGCGAAGGCTCTCGTTGCCACCAATCCCTATGCGCTGCCGACGCCGCTCGAGACACGCTTCGAAGAAGGTCTGCCGGCGTTCCTGGGCGGCAAGGTCGGCTTCATCGAATTCTGGAGCGATCTCGGCGTCTATGCGCAGGATCCGAAGGGCTCCAAGATCGTCGATAAATGGGGTGTGACGCAGATCCCGGTCGGCGGCGCCAATGACAAGCCGCGCCTGGCACTCAATGCCGGCTTCGCCTTCGCGGTTTCGTCGGGCTCGAAGAAGAAGGAAGCGGCCTGGGAACTGATCAAGTTCGCCGCCAGCCCGAAATACCAGGAAGAGCTGATCACGCTGACCGGCTCGGGCATCGATCCGGACCGCAAGTCGCTGCTCTATTCCGACAAGTACAAGGCGTTCGCGCCGCAGGTTCAGTCGGCGCTGGCCGGTGCGCTGGAGAATGCGCTGCCCTGGCCGACCACGCCAGCGACGCCGAAGCTGCAGCAGGCTTTGGCCGACGAACTGGCGCTGGCATTGGCCGGTTCTAAGACACCCGAGCAGGCGATCGCCGACGCACATGCTGCCTGGCAGCAGATCATCGGCTCCTGA
- the hydA gene encoding dihydropyrimidinase yields the protein MSAEYDLVIRGGTLVTSTDVFRADIAVQNGRIAAIGENLSGKRAIDADGLLVIPGGVDTHCHLDQVEPGMGYGAQDFVTGSRSAVLGGTTSAISFVSQFKGEPIREVLAETLKRGRRSIIDYSFHQILADPTDDVIAELPAIIASGIRSLKVFLTYDAIRLDDRQYLRVLAAARREGAMVAVHCENYDAIGWLTEQLLAAGLTAPKYHAWSRPKVVEREATYRAIALAELVDTPIQVFHVSCAEVAEEIGRAQRRGLKVWGETCPQYFTLTAADMDRPGLEGAKYMCSPSPRDEADHEGLWEMMRQGVIDVVSSDDSAFNTTGHHAKDQNGPKAPFSAIPNGVPGVGARMPLLFSEGVVKGQIDLPTFVALSATNPARIYGLEGRKGSLMPGADADIVLWDPNKKQTITNALLQHGVDYTPYEGREVTGWPVMTIRRGEIVMQDGQMVAAEGSGAFLAREPYELARPLGRLANGFDAASYDTPGAAR from the coding sequence ATGAGCGCCGAATATGATCTCGTCATTCGCGGCGGAACCCTCGTCACGTCGACCGATGTCTTCCGCGCCGACATCGCCGTCCAAAATGGCCGCATTGCCGCCATTGGCGAAAATCTGTCGGGCAAGCGGGCGATCGATGCCGACGGCCTGCTCGTCATTCCGGGCGGTGTCGACACCCATTGCCATCTCGACCAGGTCGAGCCGGGCATGGGTTATGGCGCGCAGGATTTCGTCACCGGCAGTCGCTCCGCCGTTCTTGGCGGCACGACCTCGGCGATCTCGTTCGTTTCGCAGTTCAAGGGCGAGCCGATCCGCGAGGTGCTGGCCGAGACGCTGAAGCGTGGCAGGCGGTCGATCATCGACTATTCCTTCCATCAGATCCTCGCCGACCCGACCGACGACGTGATCGCGGAGCTGCCGGCGATCATCGCCTCGGGCATCCGCAGCCTGAAGGTGTTCCTGACCTATGACGCGATCCGGCTCGACGACCGGCAATATCTCCGCGTGCTGGCGGCGGCGCGGCGGGAAGGGGCCATGGTGGCGGTCCATTGCGAGAACTATGACGCGATCGGCTGGCTGACCGAACAATTGCTCGCCGCCGGGCTGACCGCGCCGAAATATCACGCCTGGTCGCGGCCGAAGGTCGTGGAGCGGGAGGCGACGTACCGCGCTATCGCGCTGGCCGAGCTGGTCGATACGCCGATCCAGGTCTTCCACGTCTCCTGTGCCGAGGTGGCGGAGGAGATCGGCCGCGCGCAGAGGCGGGGCCTGAAGGTCTGGGGAGAGACCTGCCCGCAATATTTCACGCTGACCGCCGCCGACATGGACCGACCGGGCCTCGAAGGCGCGAAATATATGTGCAGCCCATCGCCACGGGACGAGGCCGACCATGAGGGCCTCTGGGAAATGATGCGGCAGGGGGTGATTGACGTCGTCTCCTCGGATGACAGCGCCTTCAACACGACCGGTCATCACGCCAAGGACCAGAACGGCCCCAAGGCTCCGTTCAGCGCCATTCCGAACGGCGTTCCGGGCGTTGGCGCGCGCATGCCGCTGCTGTTCTCGGAGGGCGTGGTGAAGGGCCAGATCGATCTGCCGACCTTTGTGGCGCTATCGGCAACCAATCCGGCACGGATCTATGGCCTTGAAGGCCGCAAGGGTTCGCTCATGCCCGGCGCCGATGCCGACATCGTGCTTTGGGACCCGAACAAGAAGCAGACGATCACCAATGCGCTGCTCCAGCATGGCGTCGACTACACGCCCTATGAGGGGCGCGAGGTCACCGGCTGGCCGGTCATGACCATCCGGCGCGGCGAGATCGTCATGCAGGACGGTCAGATGGTCGCCGCAGAAGGATCGGGGGCATTCCTCGCACGCGAACCCTATGAGCTGGCGCGCCCGCTCGGGCGTCTCGCGAACGGCTTCGACGCCGCCTCCTATGATACACCCGGAGCCGCGAGATGA
- a CDS encoding PfkB family carbohydrate kinase — translation MFLVLGNATIDESMAVTDWPSPGQTVAVGPPARDLGGKGANQAIVLARTGAPVNLVAAIGRDAEGDWVAAAIVRAGLDTGGLLRVDEPTDRSLIFVAGDGENAIASTTAAARSIEPAMARAALQGLGHGDGLLLQGNLTLDATKAALEAARAQGVVTILNPSPMQAGFAGLLPLIDLLVLNEGEALQLGGAGEPGEIAEGLSRRSRGTVVLTLGGRGAVLRGVGIEDAIPGMPVTVLDTTGAGDTFTGVMIGGLHHRKLPLRAAVAAANRAAALTVQRKGTLEAFPSEAEIEAIFATA, via the coding sequence ATGTTTCTGGTTCTAGGAAACGCAACGATCGACGAATCGATGGCTGTCACGGATTGGCCGTCTCCCGGCCAGACCGTCGCTGTCGGGCCGCCGGCTCGCGATCTCGGCGGCAAGGGCGCCAACCAGGCGATCGTGTTGGCGAGAACGGGAGCGCCCGTTAATCTCGTCGCCGCGATCGGACGCGACGCCGAAGGCGACTGGGTCGCAGCGGCCATCGTCAGGGCCGGCCTTGATACGGGCGGCTTGCTGCGTGTCGACGAGCCGACCGACCGGTCGCTGATCTTCGTCGCCGGAGACGGTGAAAACGCCATTGCCTCGACCACGGCGGCTGCCCGCTCGATCGAGCCGGCGATGGCTCGCGCGGCTCTTCAAGGGCTTGGCCATGGCGATGGGCTGCTGCTCCAGGGCAATTTGACGCTTGATGCGACGAAGGCCGCGCTGGAGGCCGCGAGGGCTCAGGGCGTCGTCACTATCCTCAATCCCTCGCCGATGCAGGCCGGCTTCGCCGGATTGCTGCCGCTCATCGACCTTCTCGTGCTCAACGAAGGCGAGGCGCTCCAGCTTGGCGGGGCTGGCGAACCGGGAGAGATCGCCGAAGGTCTCAGCCGCCGGAGCCGGGGAACGGTCGTGCTGACGCTCGGCGGTCGCGGCGCGGTCTTGCGCGGCGTCGGGATCGAAGACGCCATCCCCGGCATGCCGGTTACCGTTCTGGACACCACAGGGGCCGGAGACACGTTCACAGGGGTCATGATCGGCGGGCTGCATCACCGCAAGCTGCCCCTGCGAGCGGCGGTCGCCGCCGCGAATCGCGCGGCGGCGCTGACCGTCCAGCGCAAGGGCACGCTGGAGGCGTTCCCGTCGGAAGCCGAGATCGAAGCGATCTTCGCCACAGCCTGA
- a CDS encoding mandelate racemase/muconate lactonizing enzyme family protein, with protein sequence MKITGIETLRVTEFANLLWVKVHTDEGLYGLGETFFLPETVEAYLHESVAPKLIGRDPLAIEAIARDLVGYLGFRSTGAEVRGNSAIDIALWDLFGKAVGQPVAQLLGGFAREEIRTYNTCAGTTYMRSGGAQKVANYGLGNATDGYDDLNSFLTRADDLAEDLLSEGITAMKIWPFDMAAEKTQGTYISGPDLKAALEPFEKIRKRVGDRMDIMVEFHSMWQLLPAMTIARALAPYNTFWHEDPIKMDSLASLKRYAEASTAPICASETLGSRFAVRDLLETGAAGVVMLDISWCGGISEAKKIAGMAEAWHLPVAPHDCTGPVVLAASTHLSLNATNAVFQESVRAYYRTWYKDIVTVVPKVENGMISVGREPGLGLDLNPDLDKRFTVVRRVSGKA encoded by the coding sequence ATGAAGATCACGGGCATCGAGACGCTGCGCGTCACGGAATTCGCCAACCTGCTCTGGGTTAAGGTCCACACCGATGAAGGCCTTTACGGCCTCGGCGAGACGTTCTTCCTGCCGGAGACGGTCGAGGCCTATCTGCACGAATCCGTGGCCCCGAAGCTCATCGGCCGCGATCCGCTGGCGATCGAGGCGATCGCGCGCGATCTCGTCGGCTATCTCGGGTTCCGCTCGACCGGGGCCGAGGTGCGCGGCAATTCGGCGATCGACATCGCGCTCTGGGATCTCTTCGGCAAGGCTGTCGGCCAGCCAGTCGCGCAGCTGCTGGGCGGCTTCGCCCGCGAGGAAATCCGCACCTACAACACCTGCGCCGGCACGACCTATATGCGTTCCGGCGGCGCCCAGAAGGTTGCCAATTACGGCCTCGGCAACGCCACGGACGGCTATGACGATCTGAATTCCTTCCTGACGCGCGCCGACGACCTCGCCGAGGATCTGCTCTCCGAAGGCATCACGGCGATGAAGATCTGGCCCTTCGACATGGCGGCCGAGAAGACGCAGGGCACCTATATTTCTGGTCCCGATCTGAAGGCAGCGCTCGAACCCTTCGAGAAGATCCGCAAGCGTGTGGGCGACCGCATGGACATCATGGTCGAGTTCCATTCGATGTGGCAGTTGCTGCCGGCCATGACGATCGCCCGGGCGCTGGCGCCCTACAACACCTTCTGGCACGAGGATCCGATCAAGATGGACAGCCTCGCCAGCCTGAAGCGCTATGCCGAAGCCTCGACGGCGCCGATCTGCGCCTCGGAGACGCTGGGCAGCCGCTTCGCCGTGCGCGACCTGCTGGAGACCGGCGCTGCCGGGGTCGTGATGCTGGACATTTCCTGGTGCGGCGGGATCAGCGAGGCCAAGAAGATCGCCGGCATGGCCGAGGCCTGGCACCTGCCCGTCGCGCCGCATGATTGCACGGGACCGGTGGTGCTGGCCGCCTCGACGCATCTGTCGCTGAACGCCACCAACGCCGTGTTCCAGGAGAGCGTGCGTGCCTATTACCGCACCTGGTACAAGGACATCGTCACCGTCGTGCCGAAGGTCGAGAACGGCATGATATCGGTCGGCCGCGAGCCCGGCCTCGGCCTCGACTTGAACCCGGACCTCGACAAGCGTTTCACGGTAGTCCGGCGGGTGTCGGGCAAGGCGTGA